The window TTACTCCGGCTTATAAGAGTCTTTTAACGTCACAGTTCTGTTGAACACAAAATTAGTGTCCGTAGAATCCTGATCTTTTGTAAAATAGCCTATTCTCTGGAACTGAAGCGGTTCTCCCACAGCAACCTCTCTCAGACCTGGCTCTGCAAATCCTTTCACAATGGTTACCGATTCAGGGTTGATGAAGTTTAGGAAGTCTACATCTTTTTCCGCATCAGGCTGCTCTACAGTAAACAGGTGGTTGTAAGTTCTCACCTCTACAGGAAGAGCATGTTTGGCAGATACCCAGTGTAAAGTACCTTTTACTTTTCTTACACTTTCTTCTGTTCCGCTTCCTGATTTACTTTTCTCATCATAGGTAGCATAAATAGTAGTGATCTCTCCATTTTCGTCCTTCTCTACTCTTTCCGCTTTGATGATGTAGGCAGATTTCAAACGAACTTCGCCACCTAATTTAAGTCTGAAGAATTTATTGTTAGCTTCCTCTTTGAAGTCTTCACGTTCAATGTACAATTCTCTTGAGAACGGTATTTCTCTTGTTCCTGCATTTTCCTGTTCAGGATTGTTCTCTGTTTCCAGCCATTCTTCTTTATCTTCAGGATAATTTTCGATCACTAGTTTCACTGGATCTACCACTGCCATTACACGCTTCGCCACCTTATTAAGGTCTTCACGTACACAGAAGTCAAGCAGCTGGATTTCGATAAGATTTTCTCTTTTCGCTACCCCTACCTTCTCTATAAAGTTTCTGATGGAAGCAGGAGTATACCCTTTTCTTCTCATTCCGGAAATAGTAGGCATTCTGGGATCATCCCATCCGGTTACAACCCCTTCAGCCACTAATCTCTGTAACTTTCTCTTGGAAGTAATCATATAGGAAACATTCATCCTCGCAAATTCTCTCTGCTTGTTTTTAACCTTTCCTTCTTCGTAAACCTGATCCAGATACCAGTTGTACAAAGGTCTGTGATTTTCAAACTCCAAAGAGCAAAGTGAGTGCGAAATTTGCTCAATATAATCGGATTCTCCATGAGCCCAGTCGTACATCGGATAAATTTTCCAGGCTGTACCGGTTCTGTGGTGCGGCTTATTCAAAATTCTGTACATCACAGGGTCACGCATATTCATGTTAGGTGAAACCATGTCGATTTTGGCACGAAGAGACATTGAACCGCTTTCAAATTCCCCGTTTTTCATTCTCTCGAATAAATCTAATGATTCTTCAACAGGACGGTTTCTGTACGGAGATTCAATTCCCGGTTCTGCAGGATTTTTTCTCTGCTCGGTAATCACTTCAGACGGCTGCTCATCTACGTAAGCTTTTCCTTCTTTAATAAGCTGAACTGCCCAATCGTAAAGCTGCTGGAAGTAATCGGATGCATACAAAACTTTATCCCATTTGAAACCTAACCATTCTACGTCTTTCATGATAGAATCTACAAATTCCTGCTCTTCTTTTTCAGGGTTCGTATCATCAAAACGAAGGTTTACGGGAGCATTGTATTTTTCACCCAGACCAAAGTTGATACAGATTGCTTTTGTATGTCCTACATGCAGATATCCATTCGGTTCAGGCGGAAAACGGAAACGGATCTGATCTCTCTTCAGACCGTTTGCCAGATCATCTTCAATAATTTGCTCAATAAAATTGAGTGATTTTTTTTCTTCTTCCATTAAAGTAGCTTTTATTTTTTAGCAAAAAAAGTTTTACAAAGTTACGAAAATTTGGGTGTTTTGGAAAGTCTATTTTTTCGGGCTTTATTATCTGGTTCAGGTTTTACTGTATGATCAATCCATATTTCCAGCTGGCCTTTCGGAACAATGTTTTTGAAATCATTTTTATTAAAATATTTTGGTTCTAAAACAATACCTTTTTCTTTAAGTGCTACTGCAAGACCTTCTGCTATTTTTTCATCATCTTTATCAAAGTAACGCACCTGATTGATATCAAAAGAAGGGATATTCTGCATCCCCGGAATGCTGAATTTATATTTCTTTTTATTGTCTTTAGGATGATCTATTGTTATTTCATTACTTATATGGCTTCCTAAATTTTTAATCAGCTCCGGATTATCCTTAATGGCTTTATCCGAATAATTAATATAAACTGTAGAAACCTCAGCACCGTTATTGGCTTGGGAAACAACCTCAGTCCTTTCACTTTCAATATCATTCAAAGCTTTGACAATAAGATTTGCACCATTTTCATCTGAGTTGCCATGCAAGAACATTTTATTTATTGTTTTTTTACTAATCAGTCTTGTGGTTGCAAAATCTCCTGAATTCACAATGTTTAAAAACTTATCATCTCTTTCATCCTTATTTTTTCTTTTATTTCGGATATTATAATAATCCACTTCACTGGATAAAGCAGCTAAGGCATCTTTGGCATGTCCATTAAGGGGTGTTTTGTAAGTCTGTGCTATGGTATAGCGCAGCATAGAATTTTTCAAGAAATCAAATGAAACTTCATCTTTATCAGGTTTAGATCCTGAAATAAAATTAATAAGTATAAATCGAATTTTTCTTTTAGGATTTACTTCTTCTAAAAGATAGGTCTCATAATAATTCTTAAGTCTTTTATAAATAGCCAGCGTAGTAGATGTTCCTGTATTTTCATAAAACCCACCATCACCAAAATGGCCCATTCCTGGGATTTTATTGTATGTACTCAGCATCGGAAATGCTTGGCTTTGGGCAACAGCAGCAGAAATTGGGATATGATAACTTTTGTCTTTACTTGCAGACTCTTTGACAATATCCCTTGCGCGAAGCACTATACCATCAGGGCGGATAGGTGAAAAAAAAGCTTTTTCTCCTTTCTCCATTAGGGTTGTATTGATAAAAAACAAAGGATTTAACGGCTTCTGTTTCTCAAAATTTTTACCATACCACAAATCAAGATAATCCTGATCAAAATAATCTTCAACGGAGTTCAAGTTACAAGGATTAACGGCTAGATTTGCAGCCAACATTGCATTTTTCTCTTCGTTCTGCAAAATATAATTCCTGTCAATATTTTTATTGCTTACCAATGAAACAACAGGGTTAATAAAATAATCTGAAAACAATAATCCTAAAAAATTACTACTGAAATAATTTGTTGTATAAAGTTCACTAACCAGTTTTTGTCTTCTGCCATCAATAAATTCAGTATTAGCATTGACAGGTAAAATGTCCCGGGTCTTGATGGCCAGATAAAAATTAGCTCCTGCTGATGATCCCGATACTGTGGAAAGACTGAAAATATTATTATAAAACTGAGGATTTGCAGCTTCTACATTTAATAAATTGGATAGCAGCCAACTTCCGGCTGTAGACCCTCCTCCTTCTCCTGAAATGAGGTATACATCAATAGGTTCGGTATTTTCAAGTTGATCATACTTATGATTATGCTTTAACCATTTTAAAAAGTACCCCTCCAATGTATCTCTTTTATCATGACAAGCATTAATAAATTCTCCACGAGCTGTATCTTTATTTTTGACCATATAGATTGTTTTATCCGGCTGAATCATGAGTATAACACCAATCAAAGCCAGTGCTATGTAGAAAATATATCGTTGTTTGTCATACTTTCCTTCAAGCTTACCTGTTTTATGATGATCAATTACAATAATGATTCTGGGAGTAGTATACAGTAATTCGAAAATAAGTACAAACACCGTAGAAAGCGTGACTAATATAACCGTTGGAGAAATCCATATTAATTTTGAATATAAACTAAGTATGGAAAAAGCCAATATAAGAAACAGACTGATAAAAATCACCGAACGATGAAGCCCCTTACTGAATTTATATTTTGATTCCGTATCCGCAGGTTCTCTTTCTTTATAAATCAAAAATAAAAAGGTCCCCAGAATACAAAGGATATTATAAATAATCAACAAGCTTAAAAATGTATTATAATACCTATTTATACAAACCGGATGATTACGGCATATACCATCCAGCTCGGGGTATGGAAAACAGAATGAGGACAGAAAAATAAACAAAGGAAGCAAAGCTATTATAACGAAAACTATTTTTAGGGTATTAAATAATCTTTTACGTGCTTTATTCTTCGTAAAAAAAAGATGAAGGATATTAAATATTTTATTTAAAAAATGCAAAATAAAGAATGAAACCAACAGTAGACTTAAGAAAATATACCATATCGATTCAATAACAAAAATGGACTTCATCAGACATACTGCCAGAGTAATGGTGAATACAACCCACGGAGCAATAGCAATATACTTTACAGGAATCTGATTTCTCTTGTCATTTTTTTTCCCGTTATAAATATCTTCAAAACTTTGGTAATAATACATTAATTCTTCATTAGAAGTTGTAGACCCCAAAAAAAATTTCAGAAAATATGCAGGAATAACCCATAAAGAAAGTGTGAGCAGTGTAAACGCCAAAGCAATGAAAAATACATTAGGTACATTCCCTTTATCAATTAATGCATAAATAAAATCATCACTGACGTCAGAAATTACAAAGAGTAAAAAGACGAAAAAAACAGACAGAAAGATATAAATTCCATTGGCTTTAACGGTATTATGAATCTTTTCAAAATAATAGATTACAGTTTCCATGGTATAGGTTTTAGCTGATATTAAAATTAATCAAAGTGAAAACGGATTCAAATCACCCAAAAGTGGTATTTTATTCATTATTTTTTCTAACTTTATAAAAAACTAATCATGGCCGTTTATATCTTAAGCAACCGGAAAATTATCCGGCATAAAGGCGAAAGAGTGGACTCTTTTTCCAATGACGAATACTCTGTTCCCAATTTCAGGATTGCCAAATGTGATTTTGACAATTATAAAGAACCAAGCGCCCAGGCCAAAAAGAAAAAAGATTATACCAACAGGAACATCCTAAACTACCAACTTTTCTCCGAACCTGAAAAACAGGGCTACGAAGAAGTTTTAGATGTTTTGCTGAGCGAAAAAGGAATCAAAAAGTCTCCTCTCACAGCCAATAACCTCGGCGGAACCCAAAGAATGTTTTATGAACTGTACAAAAACATGTCTTCCACAAAAGAAAGAAGTGACGTTCTTATATTCATCCACGGCTATCTGTATGATTTTGATGACGAGTTAAAAGCGATCCTGGATCTAAAAAAAATATTCATTGATAATCCCGCATCTCCTGTAGAACATATTTTATTCGTAAGCTGGCCTGCCTCTGGCAGTATGATCCCTTTAAGCTATTTTGACGATAAGGCTTCCAGTATCAATTCCGGGACATCTCTGATGAGAATGTTTTATTTCTACACCCAGTTTTTAAAAGATATTTTTTCTAACCGTGATCTTACACCCTGCAACCAGAGAATTCATATTATGGCCCACTCGCTGGGCAACAGAGTACTTCAAAGCATGCTTTACAGTCTTAAAAGAGAAAATATCCTGCGTGTTATAGACCAGGTTTTACTGTTGAATGCGGATGTAAGCTATAAAGTATTTGAAGATTCTGAAGATTCCTATAATAAACTTCCACTATTAGCCAACCGGATTTCCATTTATCTGAACAGGCAGGACGCCGTTCTGGGAATTTCTCAGTTTACAAAAAATATTCTGACTCCAAGGCTCGGTAAAAACGGGCCAAGTGATATTGGCCAATTCAAAGATATTGTGTCAATCATTGACTGTACATTTGTGAAAGATGATCTGCGGAACAGCTTTAAATATGAAGTGGGTAACCATTGGGGATACCTGTCCAGCTCACAGGTACAGAATGATATCTTTCAGAATTTAAACGGAATAGACCGAAACCTTATCACCAACAGATCCAAAGAAAATGATAACATTTTCACAATTATTTCTTAACAAACAATTAAAATAACTTTTGAAAAATGAACACTACGTTAAAATTAATTCAATCTTATAGTATGGCATAAAGATTGCCAATTCAATCTGTAGGGAATTACAATTTTTTATTATGGAACAGATTAAAAAAAGGTTTTCTTATATATTAGACTATATAAAGAAGGCCATCTTCGTAAAAGATGTGATTTAACTGAATAAAAACATTAAAAAAAAACAAAAAAACTATCCGACCCAACAACTACTTTATCCTTTAAAAGAGCCGGATTATGATAAACATTCCTACATGTAATATGCAGGAATGTATTTTCATGTGCTTACACTAAAATCAATTTTTTCAAAAACATTGATCCTTACCCTCTTAACTTTCAATCTTAAGATACAGTATAAAAACTTTCCTAATAAAGTTAAATATTAGTAAAATAATTCCCTACATGTTG of the Chryseobacterium aureum genome contains:
- a CDS encoding glutamine--tRNA ligase/YqeY domain fusion protein, whose translation is MEEEKKSLNFIEQIIEDDLANGLKRDQIRFRFPPEPNGYLHVGHTKAICINFGLGEKYNAPVNLRFDDTNPEKEEQEFVDSIMKDVEWLGFKWDKVLYASDYFQQLYDWAVQLIKEGKAYVDEQPSEVITEQRKNPAEPGIESPYRNRPVEESLDLFERMKNGEFESGSMSLRAKIDMVSPNMNMRDPVMYRILNKPHHRTGTAWKIYPMYDWAHGESDYIEQISHSLCSLEFENHRPLYNWYLDQVYEEGKVKNKQREFARMNVSYMITSKRKLQRLVAEGVVTGWDDPRMPTISGMRRKGYTPASIRNFIEKVGVAKRENLIEIQLLDFCVREDLNKVAKRVMAVVDPVKLVIENYPEDKEEWLETENNPEQENAGTREIPFSRELYIEREDFKEEANNKFFRLKLGGEVRLKSAYIIKAERVEKDENGEITTIYATYDEKSKSGSGTEESVRKVKGTLHWVSAKHALPVEVRTYNHLFTVEQPDAEKDVDFLNFINPESVTIVKGFAEPGLREVAVGEPLQFQRIGYFTKDQDSTDTNFVFNRTVTLKDSYKPE
- a CDS encoding alpha/beta hydrolase, with the translated sequence MAVYILSNRKIIRHKGERVDSFSNDEYSVPNFRIAKCDFDNYKEPSAQAKKKKDYTNRNILNYQLFSEPEKQGYEEVLDVLLSEKGIKKSPLTANNLGGTQRMFYELYKNMSSTKERSDVLIFIHGYLYDFDDELKAILDLKKIFIDNPASPVEHILFVSWPASGSMIPLSYFDDKASSINSGTSLMRMFYFYTQFLKDIFSNRDLTPCNQRIHIMAHSLGNRVLQSMLYSLKRENILRVIDQVLLLNADVSYKVFEDSEDSYNKLPLLANRISIYLNRQDAVLGISQFTKNILTPRLGKNGPSDIGQFKDIVSIIDCTFVKDDLRNSFKYEVGNHWGYLSSSQVQNDIFQNLNGIDRNLITNRSKENDNIFTIIS